A single window of Nicotiana tomentosiformis chromosome 1, ASM39032v3, whole genome shotgun sequence DNA harbors:
- the LOC138904138 gene encoding uncharacterized protein: MKRFYPPVSSKLPQSTSSSLIVTPVEENLNQLVEQPQSSKKQRQRIDLDSLKTDSKERLPIRDFHPNERDEIRREYLRRGPCQPRYHKFPQRDFSGLKRRFNPKWFKGYHNWLEYSVIEDATYCLYCYLFQDEGIHQGGGDSIQTSFDRQSTQTKLEYKIRLKASIEVVRLLLNQGLAFRGYREDESSLNKGNFLEILSWYAESCDKIRDLVLKKAPKNDQLTSHKIQKDIIIACKIETVKAIMDDLNGDFFALLVDESCDVSRKEQLAIVMRYVNRCGSVVEYFIGIVHICNTTALCLKKAIIDYLAQYSLSLSYVRGQYYDGASNMQGDLRGLKTLIQQESKSAYSIHCFAHQLQLTLVAVSKKCLEVGELVLLVSNVLNIVGGSFKRMDDLRESQAEKV; encoded by the exons ATGAAGAGATTTTATCCTCCGGTATCTTCCAAGTTGCCACAATCAACTTCATCCTCTCTAATTGTTACTCCCGTGGAAGAAAATTTGAACCAATTAGTAGAACAACCTCAATCCTCTAAAAAACAAAGACAAAGAATAGATCTCGATTCTTTAAAGACTGATTCAAAGGAGAGATTACCCATTAGAGACTTTCATCCAAATGAGCGTGATGAGATTAGAAGAGAATACCTCCGAAGAGGTCCTTGCCAACCCCGATATCATAAGTTTCCTCAAAGAGATTTTTCGGGCTTAAAGCGTCGTTTCAATCCTAAATGGTTTAAAGGATATCATAATTGGTTGGAGTATAGTGTGATTGAAGATGCAACTTACTGTTTGTATTGTTACTTATTTCAAGATGAAGGCATTCATCAAGGTGGAGGTGAT TCAATTCAAACTTCATTTGATAGGCAATCCACTCAAACCAAGCTCGAATACAAAATTCGCTTGAAGGCTTCAATTGAGGTGGTGAGACTCCTATTGAATCAAGGATTGGCATTCCGTGGATATCGTGAAGATGAATCATCATTAAACAAGGGTAACTTTCTTGAGATTCTTTCATGGTATGCAGAGAGCTGCGATAAAATTCGTGATCTTGTGTTGAAAAAGGCTCCAAAGAATGATCAGTTGACTTCTCATAAAATTCAGAAAGACATTATCATTGCATGTAAAATTGAAACAGTTAAAGCAATTATGGACGATCTAAATGGAGACTTTTTTGCATTGCTAGTTGATGAATCATGTGATGTATCACGCAAAGAGCAATTAGCTATTGTCATGCGATATGTTAATAGATGCGGATCTGTGGTGGAGTATTTTATTGGGATCGTTCATATTTGTAATACTACTGCTTTGTGTTTAAAGAAAGCAATTATTGATTACCTTGCTCAATATTCTTTGAGTTTATCTTATGTGCGTGGACAATACTATGATGGAGCAAGCAACATGCAAGGGGATTTACGTGGCCTCAAAACTTTGATTCAACAAGAAAGTAAATCTGCTTATTCCATTCATTGTTTTGCACACCAACTTCAATTGACTCTTGTTGCGGTATCCAAAAAATGTCTTGAAGTGGGAGAACTTGTACTGTTGGTTTCTAATGTATTGAATATAGTGGGAGGTTCTTTTAAACGTATGGATGATCTTCGAGAATCTCAAGCAGAAAAAGTTTAA
- the LOC138904136 gene encoding uncharacterized protein: MGELETGRGLNQELGLARAADTRWGSHYKYFKNFISMFGSIIDVLDTIVVDAWTLEERAKAKGYLSSCQTFEVAFMSHLMRDVLGITNELNTSLQKKEQDIANAILLVEVAKKRLQKLREEE, from the coding sequence ATGGGTGAACTTGAAACTGGTAGGGGTTTGAATCAAGAACTTGGTCTTGCTAGAGCTGCAGATACTCGTTGGGGTTCTCACTATAAATATTTTAAGAACTTTATTTCTATGTTTGGCTCAATTATTGATGTTCTTGATACTATCGTTGTTGATGCCTGGACTTTAGAAGAAAGAGCTAAGGCAAAGGGATATCTTAGCAGTTGTCAAACATTTGAGGTTGCTTTCATGTCGCACCTAATGAGAGATGTTTTGGGGATCACAAATGAGCTTAATACATCCTTACAAAAAAAGGAGCAAGATATTGCAAATGCTATTCTACTTGTTGAAGTGGCAAAGAAACGATTGCAAAAGCTAAGAGAAGAAGAATGA